The DNA sequence CAACATATCAGAATTAGATAGCTTCAAGCAAACATGATTTACCTGCATGGCTGCTAACGAGGACAAAAACTCCTTGCAATGTTCAAGCAAAAACCTTTCTTTTGAGGTCACCTTTAGGATTTCCGCCACCAAGCAGTTAGTTTCTTCCACCTGCTACAAACTCAATGTGTTCAGATTTACCATCAGAAGTGCAAACAAATACTTATCTGTAACCCAAAGGTCAATTCCCCATCGAACTAAATGAGCAAGTCAGTGATTGGTCTAGAGCAACAGTAATGTAATGTGAATAAAACAAAGGTGTCAATGAGGTGATTTGGTTGTTCTATAGAGCTGCATGCTGTTAAATAGTCTATGTAACTCACCCAACCTAGTGAGCTTAGATATTAGATTTAATCTGTCCTTTAAATCATGTTAGATGGAAAGTTTACtgcagaaagaaaaagaatatgatGGTTGCAGAAATGAACCCAGGCAATAATGCATAAGTTTAGAGCACCTATATTATTAACCAAGAAATAGTTCAAGGAgcaataaaatcaacaaattcagCAAAGAATGTGAGAATTCAAAACAGGTTAAAGAAAATGCAACTGTCAAGCATGAAGCCACAAAGGAATTCCAAATTATTGTCTTTTTTAACAACACGCCTGAACATTCAATTGCCACAACTCAAAAGGAGGAGCTAGagcataaaaaaagtaaaataggcATTAACATGCAACAAACAGCAGTTACATCAAATACTgacaacacaaaaaataagGATAGCCTACCCAAACATAGTAACTAGTATGTATTGGAAGTTTTAggtcaaacaaaatatttgttttgaaaatagtTGGAATAATAttaacaggaaaaaaaaaaacatcaattgGCTTGACACGATTTCATTAATGACTGAAACAATCAAAGTATTACTTCAAACAAATAACAATTATCAAACAGAAgtcagaaaaataaattatagatatatggGTTTCATGAAGACGTTGCACATCTAAACTGACAATTAAAACATCACCGTACTTTGGAAAGAAACatacagaagaaataaaaaaaataaaaagcaccTTTGAAGAAAGAGAGTATATTGAGGATGCCATTGCCTGCATCACATCAACTGCTGACCCCAAAGCATCCTTTAGATTTGGTACATCAGCCTGATAAAcaataaaagttcaaaatttGATAGTCTATTTCTAAAGTGGTGTAAAGcatccaaaaaaacaaaaaagaaaagtagCACATACTATTGCTTTTTCAACAACCGGAAGACGGAGTGTACTGGCCTTCAAAGCTTCAGTTGCTCCAAGCAAAGAACTGGAGTGATCTCTATCTAGAAGTGCCCATTCCTCCAAATAAGAAATCTATACCCAAGCAAAATAAACTTTGATTATGAATAACAGTGATGATGAtaatgaagaagatgatgataatGATAGAACTACTGGTCAATTGACATGATGAATGCTGATTACGGCTATCAACTCaagtaaaaataacatttaattctTACAACATATGCTTCGAAGTAACAATATTAAATTgctataatattatcaaatagtCAAATTTGCATCGATTCATAAACAGGACATGCACTTCAACAGTAAGCGATTATTTATAACAGAAAAGCAGTACAGATTAAAATGTGAATTATATCAAGCTAATCACCTTTCACAAGTTAGATTCATTGCACAAGagacattattttaaaattgaaaacgCATAACCATACCTGTCCTTTAAGAATGGAAGTTAACTTCAACTTTTGTCTCAGTAATACAAGCTTGATTCTTTTAAGTATGACTGAATACCGAAGTTCTGAAATTGTTACCCATGCATTCCACAAATGTCTCTgccataataaaaataatttaggtcACACTATAGTTATTAGGAGGTGAAGTACTGTAATTGCTATCACCCAAAAGCATAGGGATTGTCATCCTAAACATAGTGGGAGTAAAACATTTCACAACAGAACAAATTAAATGTGCATGTAGATATCTACATACAAAAAACATAACTTCTGGATATGTGACCGCCTCTCATGATAAAGATTTCAGAACATTAATCATGAATAAAATTGCTGAATGTCACTAAGACCTGTACATTTCTGGGGCCTACAAATTGATGTAAGAAAGATTAAGTGGTGTCAACTTCCTTATATACCTGACTGAAGATCAACAAGATATTAGGGCAAGCTATATACCAAGAGTCTTATTCAAGATACACTTCCAACTTCTATTTTCTGTACATATTCCCTGCATTTTATATGTTCTTTTGGTTCACACAGATAGAAGGTTGAAGAGTTTACATTTCCATTCAAATCACTCCTAAACTTCTTCTACTTGTAACAAATTGCGAACTTCAGTCAGGTATAGATGAGAAATACTATCTACATTCTCCAGGTTTTGATGCTACATTCAAGAAAAGTTATAACTATAACAATTTTCACCGTCTTATCAGCATTTAGAAACCTAGCGTATTTCCTTGAAAATGAGGTCTTACATTGATCTTATGACCTTAGCAGCCTAAATTCTAACACAGCACATCTCAAATATAGTTTTCTAACGAATTCCTAAGCACATTCTATTCTATTGAGTGTTACAAGTGTGACCTGTTAATCTGAATCACTCCACAAAACACGCTACAATATACAAGCACTAAACAATACAGTTACCAAAATAACTAACAATTAGACACATTAATGTCAGAAACAGATAACAGCAACCACAATACTTACTAAATATGGCATGCCTTAATACAACATTTAAGCATACCTCAGCATTTAGTTTCTGCACCATAAATGTAGCATCCGCCCTAGCATTCACGAACCGCCACTGCACATACCGGTTATACAGAAGCCTCAATGTATGTGCATCAAATATCCGATCTTCCCCAATCTTCCCTCTCCGCACATCAGCTGAGAAGCTAAGAATGGATGGTGAGTTACCCGAACCACTATTGATGGAGCTGGCAACTGTGCTTCTCACCCTAGCAGGACTAGGCATCCCTCTTGACGGAGAGGATCCTGCCCAAAGCTTACTCGGCGAAGCAGGCCGAGCATTCACACTCCCCCTGACAGGAGAAGCCACAGTTCGTGGCGACAACATAGGACCATCACTGTTATATCTTTTCAACTGAGCATTTTTGTTTGGCAACCCAATCCTAGAAGCAGGGCTGGTGGACAAGGGTGAACCAGGGTCCTGCAGCCGGCGAAGCCGACTATTAGTTTCCTGCCAAAACCTGGCAGACATGACAATGCCACGAGGCTCCTTAGGGCCCTTCACAGCCCCGGAAGAGTCATGTGCTCCGGAAGTGCTCCCAGAGGAAACACTATCAGTATCAGAAGCAGTGAGATCACAAGACACGGAAGACTTACTCACCAAATtcccaccaccaccatcattattattatgattattagcATTGGTAATAGAATTATTATTAGCATTACTATCACCCTTCAACAACTCAACTTTCCCCAAATCCAAACTCAACCCTCCTAACCCATCAAAAGAAGCCCTTCTCTTTTCACCTTCCACCACCATTGACTTCTGCAAATCCCTCACCACTTTCCCAAACCCATTCCCAACAACCTTCTTCTTATCACTGATATCCACACTCCTGGAAAGATGATCCACTTGCCTGGTCCTCGCCGGCCACCGATGCTGATCCGCCGGCCTTGAATTCTCCCCCTTCACCGGAGTGGCCCTCCGTCGCTCAGGCGTGGCAGCCTTCCGCGGCGGAGGGGTGGCGGCGGTGGCTTTGGTCTTGCTAATGGGCAGCGAATAGGCCTCTCCTTGAAAGGAAACCGACAGGCTCCGAGTGGAAGTCACCAGGAGCTTTGCCGCCTCGGGAAGCGGCGTTGCGGGGCGCGGGCGGCGGCGGTCCACCGATTGGGAACGCTTTGGTACCAAAGGGGTGGAGGAATTGGTGGAATGAGAAAGAAGAGGGGAAGGGAATCGACGAGAAGAAGAACTTGTCGTTGATGTTGAGGTTgaagttgttgttgttgtcgttGTGGTCGAAGAAGGCGAGGGTGAAGGAGAGTGAGACATGTACCTTGAAGAAACTTGCCTACCCTTTGGTCTCCTGGGTATGGTGCCATTGCTGCTGTTGTTGTCTTTCTCAGAAGAGGTCAATGGGCGTTCCGAAATGGCAGCCACCATTTCCGAAAGCTGAGAACCTTCCCTCACATTGCCTCTCTCATGAtggttttcctttttctctttcccCAAAGCTCAAATCTTTACCCTGTTTTCCACCCTGCAGATCACTGGGTGTGGTTCAGATTCAGCATTCGAGAGGAACAGTGAGTGAGTGAGAGAAATAGCGATGCAGGGTGTGGGATTttggagagaaagagaaagagaaagggaaGTAGGTGTtaattaaaaaagagaaaacaaaaataaaaatacaaatacagtGAGTGTGTAATATAATGTGTAGAGTGGAGTGTTCCACAGGTGAGTGAGTCTTTGGAGAAACGTTATGAGGTGTTAATGTTAATAATTCTTTGTTATTCCTAAGtttgttgtttattatttttttttcttaatattccTTTTACCTTACAATGTGCCATTTTATTCTTAGTGTGTAACCTAAAAAATGCCATGCGTAGAATTTATCGCTGCCGTTTACTTCTAAgggaggaaaaaaaaaaacaaacaaaaaatgaatatattaaatataaaaggaagggaaaaattaaaataaaataaaatgctaCTATCGTTGAACCACAAACAAAGTAATGTAATGAAGTAAAAAAGTTTCATAGTTAAAGTTTCTTACTAGTTAAAATTTAGTTCATTGTAAAAGTGAACTCTTccacatgtttttctttttcttattggatggatttgattttaaattattgctAGTaggtattttaaaatgaagtaaaatatatgaaaaataataaaagttttaaaaaattaaaattataagattgaTGCACGTTATACTGCATACGgcataaaaaacattttatactataaaaagtatatttgaaactatttatgtttaaatatacaatatttctttttcttttgaattttattaattttagttgttatatatttaaaacaaaacaatatacTACATACATAGTACccaaaaaaattgcattaaaatatatttcccCGTTTATGTTGAATTTTATTCCAAAAAATGGGCATGGctatctttttttaataaaataatttcaaaatatttttccattaaCTTTTAAACTTCTTCTTTAAATCGAAGttactttattattaaatatcaaatcAAGGTATTACTTTGAGACATACTTAACTTTTTAGTAAGGAGAATCACATGTCTTTCTTTAAATTCAAACTCTTTTCGGCTAACAATATACTTTCTTTACATTGTAATGCCAGTAAGTTTAAACATTGGCGTAATGCATGAtacattgtttttttaatataattttgtaataagttAAGAATAAGACATGACATTCTTTAAGGAAGAATTAGCTAAAAAGTTGTCACACTCTAGAAAATGCAGTTTAATTTAATACGTAAAAGTAGAGTACTGTTAATGGCATCATTTTTATGTTGTCAAGTTACCGaaagaaattaataacaattatatgaTTACGTTACTTTATACCAACACATAATTaaagagtaattaaaaaataaaccttCTTTTGGTAACTAATTATAGTTTTCATAAATTCTGACCATAAATGGAGTCTTTTACCAATTAGTGGCTATCCCTTTCGTAAACTGATACTGCATCAATTTATGCTCTCTTCAAACATTCAAAATCTTTCTTATTTTCATGGAATTCTCGGTTCAGTTAGTAGCTTGGCATTTCACAATATTTGGTAGGAGAGatttgaaaacaaagaaagcAAGTTGGCCACAATTTTAGATttcaattaaacttaaataCATTACAtatctcattttattttcattttctgctTACCAAACATGACACTAATGTTGTTCCCTTCAAGTCTTGGGCTAAGCCATTGTCATGAATGATACTTTTCCACAGCTACAAGTACATGAATAAGGAAAAACCAACACTTATTTAAGTACACACAGATT is a window from the Vigna unguiculata cultivar IT97K-499-35 chromosome 7, ASM411807v1, whole genome shotgun sequence genome containing:
- the LOC114192422 gene encoding QWRF motif-containing protein 2 isoform X1, encoding MVAAISERPLTSSEKDNNSSNGTIPRRPKGRQVSSRYMSHSPSPSPSSTTTTTTTTSTSTSTTSSSSRRFPSPLLSHSTNSSTPLVPKRSQSVDRRRPRPATPLPEAAKLLVTSTRSLSVSFQGEAYSLPISKTKATAATPPPRKAATPERRRATPVKGENSRPADQHRWPARTRQVDHLSRSVDISDKKKVVGNGFGKVVRDLQKSMVVEGEKRRASFDGLGGLSLDLGKVELLKGDSNANNNSITNANNHNNNDGGGGNLVSKSSVSCDLTASDTDSVSSGSTSGAHDSSGAVKGPKEPRGIVMSARFWQETNSRLRRLQDPGSPLSTSPASRIGLPNKNAQLKRYNSDGPMLSPRTVASPVRGSVNARPASPSKLWAGSSPSRGMPSPARVRSTVASSINSGSGNSPSILSFSADVRRGKIGEDRIFDAHTLRLLYNRYVQWRFVNARADATFMVQKLNAERHLWNAWVTISELRYSVILKRIKLVLLRQKLKLTSILKGQISYLEEWALLDRDHSSSLLGATEALKASTLRLPVVEKAIADVPNLKDALGSAVDVMQAMASSIYSLSSKQVEETNCLVAEILKVTSKERFLLEHCKEFLSSLAAMQVKDCSLRTHTLQLSRAPNSSCLTTRV
- the LOC114192422 gene encoding QWRF motif-containing protein 2 isoform X2 — its product is MVAAISERPLTSSEKDNNSSNGTIPRRPKGRQVSSRYMSHSPSPSPSSTTTTTTTTSTSTSTTSSSSRRFPSPLLSHSTNSSTPLVPKRSQSVDRRRPRPATPLPEAAKLLVTSTRSLSVSFQGEAYSLPISKTKATAATPPPRKAATPERRRATPVKGENSRPADQHRWPARTRQVDHLSRSVDISDKKKVVGNGFGKVVRDLQKSMVVEGEKRRASFDGLGGLSLDLGKVELLKGDSNANNNSITNANNHNNNDGGGGNLVSKSSVSCDLTASDTDSVSSGSTSGAHDSSGAVKGPKEPRGIVMSARFWQETNSRLRRLQDPGSPLSTSPASRIGLPNKNAQLKRYNSDGPMLSPRTVASPVRGSVNARPASPSKLWAGSSPSRGMPSPARVRSTVASSINSGSGNSPSILSFSADVRRGKIGEDRIFDAHTLRLLYNRYVQWRFVNARADATFMVQKLNAERHLWNAWVTISELRYSVILKRIKLVLLRQKLKLTSILKGQISYLEEWALLDRDHSSSLLGATEALKASTLRLPVVEKAIADVPNLKDALGSAVDVMQAMASSIYSLSSKVEETNCLVAEILKVTSKERFLLEHCKEFLSSLAAMQVKDCSLRTHTLQLSRAPNSSCLTTRV